In the genome of Actinomycetota bacterium, the window GACCGTGCTCATCCTCGACGAGGGCACGTCTGCCCGCCAGGTGGTCGGATGGGAGACGGCACCGATCCGAGCCGTCGTGATCGGCATCGTCGACGAGATGGTGGTCGACGGCGAGACGATCATCTCGTAGGCAGTCGGTCGTTCCACCCCTTGATCTTGCCGCGACGGCACGCCGCGGCCGAGGCACCAAGTACGGAATACGGCGTACGAGATACGAAATACCTCTCCTGTCTTGACAAGTCGACATCAGGATGACATCATACTGACATCATTCGGGAGAGGGACAGTTGTTCGCCATCACACAAGGGTTCACGAGGGCGGTGCAGGCATCGATCAGGCGCAAGGTTGCGAATCGTCAGGTGTCAGACTGGGTTCCTGCCTCACGGCGCAGGGTCTTGCGACAGAAGAATGCGAGAGGCAGCAAGCGGGCAGCCTGAGAACGTATGATTCCAGCGGTCACGATGGTAGGAGGAGTGCATGTGCGACACCATGACGACATCATCATGCGCACACTCTTCATCGTCTGGAGCGGCCGGCTCGTCTCAATCGTAGGCTCGGGCTTGACGGGCTTTGCCCTCTTGATCCGGGTCTACCGGCAATCGAGATCCGGGACGATGCTCGCCTGCATCATGCCGGCGGCCACGGTCCCGGGAGTGCTCGTCCCATCGGTCGCCATGCGTTCCAAGAGCTCGCGTGGGCTGCTTCGGTGGATCGGAGGAGATCGCTACGCTCGCAGCGCCCACGTCGTGATGACGCTGCCACCGAGGAGGAATGCTCCGATGAGCGCGAGCAGGGCCTGATCTCCGCCGCACTCGGTGTCGTTGCAGAGGATGCCGTTCGTCTCCCAATTCCTGATCGCGGCGGTGAGTGACCCGACGCCGGCGAAACCTGCCGGGTCATCCGGGCCGTTGGTCGTGGCCGGCGCCGACGCGGTCCGAGGCCCGGTTGTCGTCGTCGGTGGGACCGTGGTGGTGGTCGCGGGTGGTGCCGTCGTGGTGGTGGTCGTCGTGGTGGTGGG includes:
- a CDS encoding MFS transporter — encoded protein: MRHHDDIIMRTLFIVWSGRLVSIVGSGLTGFALLIRVYRQSRSGTMLACIMPAATVPGVLVPSVAMRSKSSRGLLRWIGGDRYARSAHVVMTLPPRRNAPMSASRA